In a single window of the Etheostoma spectabile isolate EspeVRDwgs_2016 chromosome 3, UIUC_Espe_1.0, whole genome shotgun sequence genome:
- the ccdc9 gene encoding coiled-coil domain-containing protein 9 isoform X5 — protein sequence MSSAVDLKTKEEKDAELDKRIEALRKKNEALVKRYQEIEEDKKKAEQEGIAVTTPRKPRPHEPETDRRKSEKENFTVIVDLSKPSGDKRVVSDWKSGAPRGRKISEESDGHRGGPNDRGGPNDGHRGGPNDRGGPNDGHRGGPNDRGGPNDGHRGGPNDRGGPNDGHRGGPNDRGGPNDGHRGGPNDRGGPNDGHRGGPNDGHRGGPNDGHRGGPNDGHRERPNHGPRGPSDGQRGGPNDDHRGEPNDGHRREPNDGHRGPSDGHSPSRRTGSGRMSRGGQRGGGGRHERREWEPRTPRDGEPGESVPHGRRGGRRGRGGGEARGGGEKRGEGGGGGGGGEGGGTPGGMDRKSKEWEEKRRQNIEKMNEEMEKIAEYERGQRPDGDKPIRNFLDDPRRSGPAPDIDRKEGSRRHVRNWGGLDFDNVKTGAELEKEWTSRRPGPKGSMDMTMSMTGRERAEYLRWKKEREQIDEERLARHRNATGQWRREWDAQKTENMFKEDPYVTSEGITPEQGSRRDDSKRPPKAPTIGDFLSQGRTPGQRGERGRGRGRGQKPSYSMHDNRWEGEKEEEDNTKREEKTKKEEKEVQSKPLATQKVESKDGEDDDEEWEDASDGEDEEGSDSEQDSRGNEKKDSGKEKPTKSKDNSRTSPTSCSPRTSAQSPKEQRPSRPKIHIPPPSAVQESPEGGKPLSPFYPLDGHQPVSDWGEEMEMLSPRSSMEGESPLKPPSVEASPPQKKEQELEEVTESQATGSGEPAEPQKEEDTAIDISSPSEKTKAQQTVIVSEPESVPTDSPTALPSDPAPCEIVVSKDRDTPAAPSQEDKVDTPPLSPAVLEADQSSCEPAGGEADDPAPAATDAAPTAEAVESSEQTSSEQKLLGTNRLTSEEDGNMRWTGLPWTDLSLSLSLSAFSFWIRGSDPLWAAAMLCLPLLSIKI from the exons GG GACAAGAGAGTTGTGAGTGACTGGAAATCTGGAGCGCCTCGTGGCCGGAAAATTTCAGAGGAGAGCGACGGCCACCGGGGAGGGCCAAACGACCGAGGAGGGCCGAACGACGGCCACCGAGGAGGGCCAAACGACCGAGGAGGGCCAAACGACGGCCACAGAGGAGGGCCAAACGACCGAGGAGGGCCAAACGACGGCCACAGAGGAGGGCCGAACGACCGAGGAGGGCCGAACGACGGCCACCGAGGAGGGCCGAACGACCGAGGAGGGCCGAACGACGGCCACAGAGGAGGGCCGAACGACCGAGGAGGGCCGAACGACGGCCACCGAGGAGGGCCGAACGACGGCCACCGAGGAGGGCCGAACGACGGCCACCGAGGAGGGCCGAACGACGGCCACCGAGAAAGGCCAAATCACGGCCCCCGAGGGCCCAGTGACGGCCAGCGAGGAGGGCCAAATGATGACCACCGAGGAGAGCCAAATGACGGCCACCGAAGAGAACCAAATGACGGTCACCGAGGGCCCAGCGACGGCCACAGCCCCTCAAGGAGGACGGGGTCGGGACGAATGAGTCGGGGAGGtcagagaggagggggaggccGCCATGAAAGAAGAGAATGGGAACCCAGGACACCCAGAGATGGAGAACCAGGGGAGTCAGTACCACATGGACgcagaggaggaaggagaggaagaggaggaggcgaAGCAAGAGGAGGAGGCGAAAAAAGAGGtgaaggaggtggaggaggaggagggggagaaggaggagggacACCAGGTGGCATGGACAGGAAATCCAAG GAATGGGAGGAGAAGAGACGACAGAACATTGAGAAGATGAATGAAGAAATGGAGAAAATAGCAGAGTATGAGAGAGGACAGCGG ccggaTGGAGACAAGCCGATCCGAAACTTCCTGGACGACCCGAGACGTTCAGGCCCAGCGCCGGACATCGACCGCAAGGAGGGCAGCAGGAGACATGTACGGAACTGGGGAGGACTGGACTTTGATAACGTGAAGACAGGAGCTGAACTGGAAAAAGAGTGGACC AGTCGAAGGCCCGGACCGAAAGGCTCCATGGACATGACCATGTCCATGACCGGCCGGGAGAGAGCAGAGTACCTGCGCTGGAAGAAGGAGCGCGAGCAGATTGACGAGGAGAGACTAGCGCGCCATCGCAACGCCACGGGCCAGTGGAGACGAGAGTGGGACGCACAGAAGACGGAGAACAT GTTCAAGGAGGACCCATATGTAACCTCAGAGGGCATCACACCCGAGCAAGGAAGCAGGAGAg ACGACAGTAAGCGGCCTCCTAAAGCTCCGACCATTGGCGACTTCTTGTCCCAGGGCAGGACCCCAGGGCAAAGAGGCGAACGGGGCCGAGGTCGGGGCCGAGGACAGAAACCGAGCTACAG CATGCACGACAACCGCTGGGAAggggagaaagaagaggaggacaatacaaagagagaggagaagaccaaaaaggaggagaaggaagtACAATCCAAACCTCTTGCAACACAGAAG gtgGAGTCCAAGGACGGAGAAGATGACGACGAAGAATGGGAGGACGCCAGTGACGGAGAAGATGAGGAGGGGAGCGACTCGGAACAAGACTCCAGGGGCAATGAGAAGAAAGACTCAGGGAAAGAGAAACCGACCAAGAGCAAAGACAACTCCCGTACATCTCCCACGTCTTGTTCCCCACGGACGTCAGCACAAAGCCCTAAAGAGCAGCGGCCTTCCAGGCCCAAGATCCACATCCCCCCACCGTCAGCAGTTCAGGAGTCACCAGAGGGGGGCAAGCCCCTCAGCCCGTTCTACCCGCTGGACGGCCACCAGCCTGTGTCCGACTGGGGGGAGGAGATGGAGATGCTGTCGCCTCGAAGCAGCATGGAAGGCGAGAGCCCACTGAAACCCCCCAGCGTTGAGGCCAGCCCCCCCCAGAAGAAGGAGCAGGAGTTGGAGGAGGTGACAGAGAGCCAAGCTACCGGCTCCGGTGAACCCGCTGAGCCACAGAAAGAGGAGGACACAG CCATAGATATTTCCTCTCCTTCAGAAAAGACTAAAGCCCAGCAGACTGTGATAGTGTCAGAACCAGAGTCCGTCCCCACAGACTCCCCCACTGCACTGCCATCTGACCCCGCCCCCTGTGAG ATTGTTGTGTCAAAGGACCGGGATACACCTGCTGCCCCATCACAAG AAGACAAAGTCGACACCCCTCCTCTGTCTCCAGCCGTGCTGGAAGCAGACCAGAGCTCCTGTGAACCAGCAGGAGGGGAAGCTGACGACCCGGCGCCTGCTGCGACCGACGCTGCTCCAACAGCAGAGGCAGTGGAGTCCTCGGAGCAGACATCCTCAGAGCAG AAACTGCTGGGAACAAACAGGCTCACTTCTGAGGAAGATGGAAACATGAGATGGACTGGGCTGCCGTGGacggatctctctctctctctctctctctcagctttttctttttggatcCGTGGGTCTGATCCCCTCTGGGCCGCCGCCATGCTTTGTCTCCCTTTGTTAAGTATTAAGATATGA
- the ccdc9 gene encoding coiled-coil domain-containing protein 9 isoform X6 encodes MSSAVDLKTKEEKDAELDKRIEALRKKNEALVKRYQEIEEDKKKAEQEGIAVTTPRKPRPHEPETDRRKSEKENFTVIVDLSKPSGDKRVVSDWKSGAPRGRKISEESDGHRGGPNDRGGPNDGHRGGPNDRGGPNDGHRGGPNDRGGPNDGHRGGPNDRGGPNDGHRGGPNDRGGPNDGHRGGPNDRGGPNDGHRGGPNDGHRGGPNDGHRGGPNDGHRERPNHGPRGPSDGQRGGPNDDHRGEPNDGHRREPNDGHRGPSDGHSPSRRTGSGRMSRGGQRGGGGRHERREWEPRTPRDGEPGESVPHGRRGGRRGRGGGEARGGGEKRGEGGGGGGGGEGGGTPGGMDRKSKEWEEKRRQNIEKMNEEMEKIAEYERGQRPDGDKPIRNFLDDPRRSGPAPDIDRKEGSRRHVRNWGGLDFDNVKTGAELEKEWTSRRPGPKGSMDMTMSMTGRERAEYLRWKKEREQIDEERLARHRNATGQWRREWDAQKTENMFKEDPYVTSEGITPEQGSRRDDSKRPPKAPTIGDFLSQGRTPGQRGERGRGRGRGQKPSYSMHDNRWEGEKEEEDNTKREEKTKKEEKEVQSKPLATQKVESKDGEDDDEEWEDASDGEDEEGSDSEQDSRGNEKKDSGKEKPTKSKDNSRTSPTSCSPRTSAQSPKEQRPSRPKIHIPPPSAVQESPEGGKPLSPFYPLDGHQPVSDWGEEMEMLSPRSSMEGESPLKPPSVEASPPQKKEQELEEVTESQATGSGEPAEPQKEEDTAIDISSPSEKTKAQQTVIVSEPESVPTDSPTALPSDPAPCEVSDSAPCDVSDSAPCEVSDSAPCEVSNPASCEIVVSKDRDTPAAPSQEDKVDTPPLSPAVLEADQSSCEPAGGEADDPAPAATDAAPTAEAVESSEQTSSEQTSSD; translated from the exons GG GACAAGAGAGTTGTGAGTGACTGGAAATCTGGAGCGCCTCGTGGCCGGAAAATTTCAGAGGAGAGCGACGGCCACCGGGGAGGGCCAAACGACCGAGGAGGGCCGAACGACGGCCACCGAGGAGGGCCAAACGACCGAGGAGGGCCAAACGACGGCCACAGAGGAGGGCCAAACGACCGAGGAGGGCCAAACGACGGCCACAGAGGAGGGCCGAACGACCGAGGAGGGCCGAACGACGGCCACCGAGGAGGGCCGAACGACCGAGGAGGGCCGAACGACGGCCACAGAGGAGGGCCGAACGACCGAGGAGGGCCGAACGACGGCCACCGAGGAGGGCCGAACGACGGCCACCGAGGAGGGCCGAACGACGGCCACCGAGGAGGGCCGAACGACGGCCACCGAGAAAGGCCAAATCACGGCCCCCGAGGGCCCAGTGACGGCCAGCGAGGAGGGCCAAATGATGACCACCGAGGAGAGCCAAATGACGGCCACCGAAGAGAACCAAATGACGGTCACCGAGGGCCCAGCGACGGCCACAGCCCCTCAAGGAGGACGGGGTCGGGACGAATGAGTCGGGGAGGtcagagaggagggggaggccGCCATGAAAGAAGAGAATGGGAACCCAGGACACCCAGAGATGGAGAACCAGGGGAGTCAGTACCACATGGACgcagaggaggaaggagaggaagaggaggaggcgaAGCAAGAGGAGGAGGCGAAAAAAGAGGtgaaggaggtggaggaggaggagggggagaaggaggagggacACCAGGTGGCATGGACAGGAAATCCAAG GAATGGGAGGAGAAGAGACGACAGAACATTGAGAAGATGAATGAAGAAATGGAGAAAATAGCAGAGTATGAGAGAGGACAGCGG ccggaTGGAGACAAGCCGATCCGAAACTTCCTGGACGACCCGAGACGTTCAGGCCCAGCGCCGGACATCGACCGCAAGGAGGGCAGCAGGAGACATGTACGGAACTGGGGAGGACTGGACTTTGATAACGTGAAGACAGGAGCTGAACTGGAAAAAGAGTGGACC AGTCGAAGGCCCGGACCGAAAGGCTCCATGGACATGACCATGTCCATGACCGGCCGGGAGAGAGCAGAGTACCTGCGCTGGAAGAAGGAGCGCGAGCAGATTGACGAGGAGAGACTAGCGCGCCATCGCAACGCCACGGGCCAGTGGAGACGAGAGTGGGACGCACAGAAGACGGAGAACAT GTTCAAGGAGGACCCATATGTAACCTCAGAGGGCATCACACCCGAGCAAGGAAGCAGGAGAg ACGACAGTAAGCGGCCTCCTAAAGCTCCGACCATTGGCGACTTCTTGTCCCAGGGCAGGACCCCAGGGCAAAGAGGCGAACGGGGCCGAGGTCGGGGCCGAGGACAGAAACCGAGCTACAG CATGCACGACAACCGCTGGGAAggggagaaagaagaggaggacaatacaaagagagaggagaagaccaaaaaggaggagaaggaagtACAATCCAAACCTCTTGCAACACAGAAG gtgGAGTCCAAGGACGGAGAAGATGACGACGAAGAATGGGAGGACGCCAGTGACGGAGAAGATGAGGAGGGGAGCGACTCGGAACAAGACTCCAGGGGCAATGAGAAGAAAGACTCAGGGAAAGAGAAACCGACCAAGAGCAAAGACAACTCCCGTACATCTCCCACGTCTTGTTCCCCACGGACGTCAGCACAAAGCCCTAAAGAGCAGCGGCCTTCCAGGCCCAAGATCCACATCCCCCCACCGTCAGCAGTTCAGGAGTCACCAGAGGGGGGCAAGCCCCTCAGCCCGTTCTACCCGCTGGACGGCCACCAGCCTGTGTCCGACTGGGGGGAGGAGATGGAGATGCTGTCGCCTCGAAGCAGCATGGAAGGCGAGAGCCCACTGAAACCCCCCAGCGTTGAGGCCAGCCCCCCCCAGAAGAAGGAGCAGGAGTTGGAGGAGGTGACAGAGAGCCAAGCTACCGGCTCCGGTGAACCCGCTGAGCCACAGAAAGAGGAGGACACAG CCATAGATATTTCCTCTCCTTCAGAAAAGACTAAAGCCCAGCAGACTGTGATAGTGTCAGAACCAGAGTCCGTCCCCACAGACTCCCCCACTGCACTGCCATCTGACCCCGCCCCCTGTGAGGTTTCTGACTCCGCCCCCTGTGATGTTTCTGACTCCGCCCCCTGTGAGGTTTCTGACTCCGCCCCCTGTGAGGTTTCTAACCCTGCTTCCTGTGAGATTGTTGTGTCAAAGGACCGGGATACACCTGCTGCCCCATCACAAG AAGACAAAGTCGACACCCCTCCTCTGTCTCCAGCCGTGCTGGAAGCAGACCAGAGCTCCTGTGAACCAGCAGGAGGGGAAGCTGACGACCCGGCGCCTGCTGCGACCGACGCTGCTCCAACAGCAGAGGCAGTGGAGTCCTCGGAGCAGACATCCTCAGAGCAGACATCCTCAG ACTAA